ggaactgagacaGAGTGGAACTGAGACAGAgtggaactgagacagagaggaactgagacagagaggaactgagacaGAGGAACTGAGACAGAAAGGAACTGAGACAGAaaggaactgagacagagaggaactgagacagaggggaactgagacagagaggaactgagacagaaaggaactgagacagagaggaactgagacagagggaactgagacagagagggactgagacagagtggaactgagacagagagggactgagacagagggaactgagacagaggggaactgagacagagggaactgagacagaggggaactgagacagagaggaactgagacagagaggaactgagacagagaggaactgagacagagagggactgaGACAGAGGGGAACTGAGACAGAaaggaactgagacagagaggaactgagacagagagggactgagacagaggggaactgagacagagaggaactgagacagagaggaactgagacagagaggaactgagacagaggggaactgagacagagaggaactgagacagagaggaactgagacagagggaactgagacagagaggaactgagacagagaggaactgagacagagaggaactgagacagagaggaactgagacagaggggaactgagacagagaggaactgagacagagaggaactgagacagagaggaactgagacagaggggaactgagacagagaggaactgagacagagaggaactgagacagagaggaactgagacagagagggactgaGACAGAGGGGAACTGAGACAGAaaggaactgagacagagaggaactgagacagagaggaactgagacagagagggactgagacagaggggaactgagacagagaggaactgagacagagaggaactgagacagagaggaactgagacagagaggaactgagacagagagggactgagacagagaggaactgagactgagaggaactgagacagagaggaactgagacagagtggaactgagacagagaggaactgagacagagagggactgagacagagaggaactgagacagagtggaactgagacagagaggaactgagacagagtggaactgagacagaggggaactgagacagagaggaactgagacagagagggactgagacagagaggaactgagacagagaggaactgagacaGAGTGGAACTGAGACAGAgtggaactgagacagagaggaactgagacagagaggaactgagacaGAGGGGAACTGAGACAGAAAGGAACTGAGACAGAAaggaactgagacagagacagagggaactgagacagagaggaactgagacagagaggaactgagacagagggaactgagacagaggggaactgagacagagagggactgaGACAGAGTGGAACTGAGACAGGAACTGAGACAGAggggaactgagacagagaggaactgagacagaggggaactgagacagagagggactgagacagagtggaactgagacagagaggaactgagacagagagggactgagacagagaggaactgagacagagtggaactgagacagagaggaactgagacagagtggaactgagacagaggggaactgagacagagaggaactgagacagaggggaactgagacagaggggaactgagacagagagggactgagacagaggggaactgagacagagaggaactgagacagagaggaactgagacagaggggaactgagacagaggggaactgagacagagagggactgagacagagtggaactgagacagagagggactgagacagaggggaactgagacagagaggaactgagacagaggggaactgagacagagagggactgagacagagtggaactgagacagaggggaactgagacagagaggaactgagacagaggggaactgagacagaggggaactgagacagagagggactgagacagaggggaactgagacagagagggactgagacagaggggaactgagacagagagggactgagacagaggggaactgagacagagagggactgagacagaggggaactgagacagagagggactgagacagagagggactgagacagagagggactgagacagaggggaactgagacagagagggactgagacagaggggaactgagacagagagaaactgagacagagaggaactgagacagagaggaactgagacagagaggaactgagacagagaggaactgagacagagaggaactgagacagagtggaactgagacagagaggaactgagacagagaggaactgttCTCTCTGGTGGCCAGTGTCCATGTTCCCACTGGTGGCCAGTGTCTATGTACCCTCTGGTGACCAGTGTCCATGTCCCCTCTGGTGGCCAGTGTCCATGTTCCCTCTGGTGGCCAGTGTCCATGTCCCCTCTGGTGGCCAGTGTCCATGTCCCCTCTGGTGGCCAGTGTCCATGTCCCCTCTGGTGGCCAGTGTCCATGTCCCCTCTGGTGGCCAGTGTCCATGTCCCCTCTGGTGGCCAGTGTCCATGTCCCCTCTGGTGGCCAGTGTCCATGTCCCCTCTGGTGGCCAGTGTCCATGTTCCCTCTGGTGGCCAGTGTCCATGTTCCCTCTGGTGGCCAGTGTCCATGTTCCCTCTGGTGGCCAGTGTCCATGTTCCCTCTGGTGGCCAGTGTCCATGTTCCCTCTGGTGGCCAGTGTCCATGTTCCCTCTGGTGGCCAGTGTCCATGTTCCCTCTGGTGGCCAGTGTCCATGTTCCCTCTGGTGGCCAGTGTCCATGCTCCCTCTGGTGGCCAGTGTCCATGTCCCCTCTGGTGGCCAGTGTCCATGTCCCCTCTGGTGGCCAGTGTCCATGTCCCCTCTGGTGGCCAGTGTCCATGTTCCCTCTGGTGGCCAGTGTCCATGTTCCCTCTGGTGGCCAGTGTCCATGTTCCCTCTGGTGGCCAGTGTCCATGTTCCCTCTGGTGGCCAGTGTCCATGCTCCCTCTGGTGGCCAGTGTCCATGCTCCCTCTGGTGGCCAGTGTCCATGCTCCCTCTGGTGGCCAGTGTCCATGCTCCCTCTGGTGGCCAGTGTCCATGCACCCTCTGGTGGCCAGTGTCCATGTACCCTCTGGTGTCCAGTGACTATGTTCCCTCTGGTGGCCAGTGTCCATGTTCCCTCTGGTGGCCAGTGTCCATGTTCCCTCTGGTGGCCAGTGTCCATGTTCCCTCTGGTGGCCAGTGTCCATGTTCCCTCTGGTGGCCAGTGTCCATGTTCCCTCTGGTGGCCAGTGTCCATGTTCCCTCTGGTGGCCAGTGTCCATGTTCCCTCTGGTGGCCAGTGTCCATGTTCCCTCTGGTGGCCAGTGTCCATGTTCCCTCTGGTGGCCAGTGTCCATGTTCCCTCTGGTGGCCAGTGTCCATGTTCCCTCTGGTGGCCAGTGTCCATGTTCCCTCTGGTGGCCAGTGTCCATGTTCCCTCTGGTGGCCAGTGTCCATGCTCCCTCTGGTGGCCAGTGTCCATGCTCCCTCTGGTGGCCAGTGTCCATGCTCCCTCTGGTGGCCAGTGTCCATGTTCCCTCTGGTGGCCAGTGTCCATGTTCCCTCTGGTGACCAGTGTCCATGTTCCCTCTGGTGGCCAGTGTCCATGTTGTATCTGGTGGCCAGTGCCTATATGTTAAATACTCCACAGGTCCACTGGCTATGTTTGCTTGAGGATGGGTTAGGTTGGTTAGGACTAtcatggagagatgaggatggAGAGAACATGGAGGAGAAGGGGATAATGGGAGGAAGGTGTGGGTGAAAACAGAGGTGAGGGTGGTAAGGGTTGATGGGTGCTGCTTTGGAAATAGAgcagtgctgagcgattagtgctttttgagatCGGTCGGTTTcagttccattattaaaaaataattCGGGTTTTCGATTTCGATAATTTTTTTAAACAtgaaatgcactatgcattatgtgggttgaatgctatACCAAtacagaataaaacatttaataaaagtTCCATGATGGTAGTGACAGCCCATTACTGCAGcctggggcagcaggtagtctagtgcttagagcattggacttgtaactgaaaagttgcaagattgaatccccgagctgacaaggtaaaaatctgtcgttctgctcctgaacaaggcaactaacccactgttcctaggctgtcgttgaaaataagaatttgttcttaactgacttgcctagttaaataaaaaggaatTAACCATCATTTAGTCACATTACCTTACTAAAATATTTAAGTTGTGTAAATTACATTTGTTTAATTTTACGACtattatttaattccaagtcTTCCTcatctatgctgtctgacaaaatcactattttagttgttttttaaagtgagaacacctgctctttccatgatgaagactggccaggtgaattcaggtgaaagtCTTGACCCTTTATTGATGGtgcctgttaaatccactttaatcagtgtagatgaaggagaggagacaggttaaagaaggatttctaagccttgagacaattgaaacatgtattgtgtgtgtgtgtgtcattcacaGGGTGAATGttcaagacaaaagattgaagtgcctttgaacggggtatggtagtaggtgccaggcgcacaggtttgagtgtgtcaagagtTCAACAGTTTCCCacatgtatcaagaatggtccaccacccaaaggaaatccagccaacatgacaactgtgggaagcattgcagCTTTACcccgatgaagacagcttggctgtcgaaacgttggttatTACATTATTGCGTCTGAGCTCCTAGAGTTTGcatctctccttttctttttcaagtgttctactccgctagccagcacctctcctaaacaggtgttctactccgttagccagcacctctcctaaacaggtgttctactccgttagccagcacctctcctaaacaggtgttctactccgttagccagcacctctcctaaacaggtgttctactctgctagccagcacctctcctaaacaggtgttctactccgttagccagcacctctcctaaacaggtgttctactccgttagccagcacctctcctaaacaggtgttctactctgctagccagcacctctcctaaacaggtgttctactccgttagccagcacctctcctaaacaggtgttctactagccagcacctctcctaaacaggtgttagccagcacctctcctaaacaggtgttctactccgctagccagccagcacctctcctaaacaggtgttctactccgttagccagcacctctcctaaacaggtgttctactccgctagccagcacctctcctaaacaggtgttctactccgttagccagcacctctcctaaacaggtgttctactccgctagccagcacctctcctaaacaggtgttctactccgttagccagcacctctcctaaacaggtgttctactccgctagccagcacctctcctaaacaggtgttctactccgctagccagcacctctcctaaacaggtgttctactccgttagccagcacctctcctaaacaggtgttctactccgctagccagcacctctcctaaacaggtgttctactccgctagccagcacctctcctaaacaggtgttctactccgctagccagcacctctcctaaacaggtgttctactccgctagccagcacacctcgcctaaacaggtgttctactccgctagccagcacctctcctaaacaggtgttctactccgctagccagcacctctcctaaacaggtgttctactcgtTAGCCAGCCAGCAcatagccagcacctctcctaaacaggtgttctactccgctagccagcacctctcctaaacaggtgttctcctccgctagccagcacctcgcctaaacaggtgttctactccgctagccagcacctcgcctaaacaggtgttctactccgctagccagcacctctcctaaacaggtgttctactccgctagccagcacctctcctaaacaggtgttctactccgctagccagcacctctcctaaacaggtgttctactccgctagccagcacctcgcctaaacaggtgttctactccgctagccagcacctcgcctaaacaggtgttctactccgctagccagcacctcgcctaaacaggtgttctactccgctagccagcacatcgcctaaacaggtgttctactccgctagccagcacctcgcctaaacaggtgttctactccgctagccagcacatcgcctaaacaggtgttctactccgctagccagcacctcgcctaaacaggtgttctactccgctagccagcacctcggctaaacaggtgttctactccgctagccagcacctctcctaaacaggtgttctactccgctagccagcacctcgcctaaacaggtgttctactccgctagccagcacctcgcctaaacaggtgttctactccgctagccagcacatctcctaaacaggtgttctactccgctagccagcagctctcctaaacaggtgttctactccgctagccagcacctctcctaaacaggtgttctactccgctagccagcacctctcctaaacaggtgttctactccgctagccagcacctctcctaaacaggtgttctactccgctagccagcacctctcctaaacaggtgttctactccgctaggtgccagcacctctcctaaacaggtgttctactccgctagccagcacctcagcaccctaaacaggtgttctactccgctagccagcacctctcctaaacaggtgttctactcaggtgctagccagcacctctcctaaacaggtgttctactccgctcagcacctctcctaaacaggtgttctactccgctagccagcacctctcctaaacaggtgttctactccgctagccagcacctctcctaaacaggtgttctactccgctagccagcacctcagcctaaacaggtgttctactccgctagccagcacctcgcctaaacaggtgttctactccgctagccagcacctctcctaaacaggtgttctactccgctagccagcacctcgcctaaacaggtgttctactccgctagccagcacctcgcctaaacaggtgttctactccgctagccagcacatcgcctaaacaggtgttctactccgctagccagcacctctcctaaacaggtgttctactccgctagccagcacctcgcctaaacaggtgttctactccgctagccagcacctcgcctaaacaggtgttctcctccgctagccagcacctcgcctaaacaggtgttctactccgctagccagcacctcgcctaaacaggtgttctactccgctaaaCAGGTGCCAGCACATCGCCTAAACaggccagcacctcgcctaaacaggtgttctactccgctagccagcacatcgcctaaacaggtgttctactccgctagccagcacctcgcctaaacaggtgttctactccgctagccagcacctctcctaaacaggtgttctactccgctagccagcacctcgcctaaacaggtgttctactccgctagccagccagctaaacctcgcctaaacaggtgttctactccgctagccagctaAA
This window of the Oncorhynchus keta strain PuntledgeMale-10-30-2019 chromosome 20, Oket_V2, whole genome shotgun sequence genome carries:
- the LOC127910092 gene encoding uncharacterized protein LOC127910092, with the translated sequence MIVLTNLTHPQANIASGPVEYLTYRHWPPDTTWTLATRGNMDTGHQREHGHWPPEGTWTLATRGSMDTGHQREHGHWPPEGAWTLATRGNMDTGHQREHGHWPPEGTWTLATRGNMDTGHQREHGHWPPEGTWTLATRGNMDTGHQREHGHWPPEGTWTLATRGNMDTGHQREHGHWPPEGTWTLATRGNMDTGHQREHSHWTPEGTWTLATRGCMDTGHQREHGHWPPEGAWTLATRGSMDTGHQREHGHWPPEGTWTLATRGNMDTGHQREHGHWPPEGTWTLATRGDMDTGHQRGHGHWPPEGTWTLATRGSMDTGHQREHGHWPPEGTWTLATRGNMDTGHQREHGHWPPEGTWTLATRGNMDTGHQREHGHWPPEGTWTLATRGDMDTGHQRGHGHWPPEGTWTLATRGDMDTGHQRGHGHWPPEGTWTLATRGDMDTGHQREHGHWPPEGTWTLVTRGYIDTGHQWEHGHWPPERTVPLCLSSSLSQFHSVSVPLCLSSSLSQFLSVSVPLCLSSSLSQFLSVSVPLCLSPSLSQFPSVSVPLCLSPSLSQSLSVSVPLCLSPSLSQFPSVSVPLCLSSPLSQSLSVSVPLCLSPSLSQFPSVSVPLCLSSSLSQFPSVSVPLCLSPSLSQFPSVSVPLCLSSPLSQSLSVSVPLCLSPSLSQFPSVSVPLCLSSSLSQFLSVSVPLCLSPSLSQFPSVSVPLCLSSSLSQFPSVSVPLCLSSSLSQFHSVSVPLCLSPSLSQFLSVSVPLCLSPSLSQFPSVSVPLCLSSPLSQFLSQFHSALI